Proteins co-encoded in one Chlorogloeopsis sp. ULAP01 genomic window:
- a CDS encoding metal ABC transporter ATP-binding protein — protein sequence MPVPVSKLTNTNATEAIYIAHLGVHYREVEALRDVNCIIKPGKLTGIFGPNGAGKSTLMKAMLGLVPSRGTVLYQGKPLMQQLEKVAYVPQRSQIDWTYPATVWDVVMMGRVKKTGWLRNFSAVSRQVAKAALERVGMSEYRNRPIGQLSGGQQQRVFLARALAQEAEIFYFDEPFVGIDQKTQSVIFEVFSELTAAGKIVLVVNHDLGESISHFDELILLNKELIATGSRQQVLTEDNLSTAYGGNVMFWKEAA from the coding sequence ATGCCAGTTCCCGTAAGTAAGCTTACTAATACAAATGCAACGGAAGCAATTTACATTGCCCATTTAGGAGTGCATTATCGAGAAGTAGAAGCGCTGCGAGATGTTAACTGCATTATTAAACCAGGGAAACTAACAGGTATTTTTGGCCCTAATGGCGCTGGGAAAAGTACGCTTATGAAAGCGATGCTAGGATTAGTTCCTAGTCGTGGTACAGTTTTATATCAAGGAAAACCTTTGATGCAGCAACTTGAAAAAGTTGCCTATGTACCACAGCGCAGCCAAATAGATTGGACTTACCCTGCCACTGTTTGGGATGTAGTGATGATGGGAAGGGTAAAAAAAACAGGATGGTTGCGTAATTTTAGTGCAGTTAGCCGCCAAGTTGCCAAAGCTGCACTAGAAAGAGTAGGCATGAGCGAGTACCGTAACCGCCCAATTGGACAGCTTTCGGGGGGACAGCAACAACGCGTATTTTTAGCGCGTGCGCTAGCACAGGAAGCAGAAATTTTTTACTTTGATGAACCATTTGTAGGAATAGATCAGAAAACTCAGTCAGTAATTTTTGAAGTCTTTAGTGAACTCACTGCCGCCGGGAAAATAGTCTTGGTTGTCAACCACGACTTGGGTGAGTCTATTTCTCATTTTGATGAGTTGATTTTATTAAATAAGGAGTTAATCGCTACAGGTTCCCGACAGCAAGTCTTAACCGAAGATAATTTGTCCACTGCTTACGGTGGTAATGTAATGTTTTGGAAAGAGGCAGCGTAA
- the tnpB gene encoding IS200/IS605 family element RNA-guided endonuclease TnpB, with product MGNKAYKFRLYPNKEQSAFLAKCFGCSRFVYNHFLRLTTDIYAESKKSLRYKEWAKLLTGLKSEFEWLKEVNSQSLQQTLKELESAFVRFFKKLGGFPNFKKKSNRQSFRVPQHFSIDTNGFLKLPKLTPIKMVIHREILGTPKNITISKTPSGKYYASIVTEQDIPHAPLNGDKIGLDLELKEFAITSKGQKFENPKYFQQSLRRLKIRQRRLSRKTKGSSNRNKARLVVAKIHEKVANQRQDYQHKISLKLVSENQRISAESLNIKGMVKNRKLAKQISDVAWGNFLTMLEYKGDMYGCEMHYVDRFFPSSKRCSHCGYIKQDLTLAIREWECPECKSFWDKDINAALNLMLFSESKIPLEEGKSTPDQLVVDAPCGRLPVG from the coding sequence ATGGGAAACAAAGCTTACAAATTCAGGCTGTATCCAAACAAAGAGCAATCAGCATTTTTGGCAAAGTGTTTTGGTTGTTCCAGATTTGTGTACAACCATTTTTTGAGACTCACAACAGATATTTACGCCGAGTCTAAAAAGTCTCTGCGTTACAAAGAATGGGCAAAACTATTAACAGGTTTAAAATCAGAATTTGAATGGCTTAAAGAAGTTAATTCTCAGTCACTACAGCAAACCCTTAAGGAATTAGAGTCAGCATTTGTCAGATTTTTTAAAAAGTTAGGAGGATTCCCAAACTTTAAAAAGAAAAGTAATCGGCAATCGTTCAGAGTGCCACAACACTTCTCTATAGATACCAATGGGTTTCTTAAGCTCCCTAAGTTGACACCTATCAAGATGGTGATTCATCGGGAGATACTAGGAACACCAAAAAATATCACCATATCCAAGACACCATCTGGGAAGTATTACGCATCAATAGTAACTGAGCAAGATATTCCTCATGCACCTTTGAATGGTGACAAGATTGGTTTAGATTTGGAACTCAAGGAATTTGCAATTACATCAAAAGGTCAGAAGTTTGAGAACCCTAAGTATTTTCAACAATCTTTACGCCGACTCAAGATTAGACAAAGGAGATTAAGTAGAAAAACCAAAGGTTCTAGTAATCGCAATAAAGCTAGATTAGTTGTAGCTAAAATTCATGAAAAAGTGGCTAATCAACGGCAAGATTACCAACACAAAATTAGTCTGAAACTGGTATCCGAGAACCAAAGAATATCAGCAGAAAGTCTAAATATTAAGGGAATGGTAAAAAACCGTAAGTTAGCAAAGCAAATAAGTGATGTAGCGTGGGGCAACTTCCTCACCATGTTGGAATACAAAGGGGATATGTACGGATGCGAAATGCACTATGTAGACAGATTTTTCCCTAGTTCTAAGAGATGTTCCCACTGTGGATACATCAAGCAAGATTTAACACTAGCCATTCGTGAATGGGAGTGTCCAGAGTGCAAAAGTTTTTGGGACAAAGATATTAACGCTGCCCTGAACTTGATGCTGTTCTCTGAATCAAAAATACCCTTGGAAGAAGGGAAATCTACGCCTGATCAGCTAGTTGTAGACGCCCCTTGTGGGCGGCTTCCCGTAGGGTAA
- a CDS encoding metal ABC transporter substrate-binding protein, with protein MKLIPKAETTIANKWKSKVFFSVAFDKIFVGVLLGFALLGCTETNSSRATIDGKPQVVATSTIITDLTEEVGGDEIQLTGILQPGTDPHVYEPTPKDSRVLEEADLILYNGYNLEPGLIRLMNASGTKARKVAVGEAAKSLQLDKGKGEVVPDPHVWGDVKNAIAMVNAIRDALIELSPEDKEEFTQRAQQLTTELKQLDSWVAQQIQTIPPAQRKLVTTHDAFQYYGRAYGIPIAGTLIGISTEEQPSAQTVQRLVESIKKIGVPAIFAETTINPALIKTVAEEAGVNLAPRQLYSDSIGAPGSEGDSYIKMIESNTRTIVEALGGKYTPFQASK; from the coding sequence ATGAAACTAATACCGAAGGCAGAGACTACTATTGCCAATAAGTGGAAGTCAAAAGTCTTTTTTTCTGTTGCTTTTGACAAGATATTTGTGGGAGTACTTTTAGGGTTTGCTTTACTTGGCTGTACAGAAACGAACTCTTCTAGGGCAACTATAGATGGCAAGCCTCAAGTTGTAGCAACTAGTACGATTATTACCGATCTCACCGAAGAAGTTGGAGGAGACGAAATTCAGCTGACAGGAATTCTCCAACCAGGCACCGATCCGCACGTTTATGAACCCACACCAAAAGACAGCAGGGTTTTAGAAGAAGCGGATTTGATTTTGTATAACGGCTATAACTTGGAACCCGGATTAATTAGGTTAATGAATGCATCTGGCACAAAAGCGCGAAAGGTAGCAGTAGGAGAAGCCGCCAAATCTTTACAACTAGATAAGGGTAAAGGCGAAGTAGTTCCAGATCCGCACGTTTGGGGTGATGTGAAGAATGCGATCGCTATGGTAAACGCAATTCGGGATGCTTTGATTGAGTTATCACCAGAAGATAAAGAAGAATTTACCCAGAGAGCGCAGCAACTTACCACAGAATTAAAACAGTTAGATAGCTGGGTTGCCCAACAAATCCAGACAATTCCACCTGCCCAGCGCAAACTCGTGACAACTCACGATGCCTTTCAATATTACGGACGCGCTTATGGAATACCAATTGCAGGTACACTAATTGGCATTAGTACCGAAGAACAACCAAGCGCCCAAACTGTGCAGAGATTGGTAGAGTCAATTAAAAAAATTGGTGTTCCGGCAATTTTTGCAGAAACAACTATTAACCCAGCCTTAATTAAGACAGTTGCCGAAGAAGCAGGTGTGAACTTAGCACCGCGTCAACTTTATTCGGATTCGATTGGTGCGCCTGGAAGTGAGGGCGATTCTTATATCAAAATGATTGAGTCTAATACACGGACAATTGTTGAAGCATTAGGTGGAAAGTACACGCCGTTTCAGGCTAGCAAGTGA
- a CDS encoding GTP-binding protein, with amino-acid sequence MTQLNEVPKNLQETHLNRARASLRQALSWYGNLRKPGQASSNPQLAGLVKPELEVLNATLNKLDYNVIRIAAFGLVSRGKSAVLNALIGQKLLQTGPLHGVTQYPRSISWNPAGKVQVELIDTPGLDEIAGEARSQMAKEVARQADLILFVVAGDITRTEYQALCELRYSQKPLILVFNKIDLYPDTDRAKIYQNLQQLGAGNLQAKPLQPDEIVMVAAEPAPLEVRVEYPDGKVAYEWEAPSPQIDELKQTILKILNREGRSLLALNALVQAKEAQEAIASKTVDIRNREAEDLIWQFTKYKALAVGLNPIAFLDVLGGTVADLALIRSLARLYGLPMTGYEASKLLRTILLSSGGLLLTELGSSFILGLGKTTAAVASGDNPSNITAFAGSAIAQAGIASYGAYSVGKAAQVYLEKGCSWGQLGASTVIAEILAEVEPNTILYRLRQELGQNLGIIDD; translated from the coding sequence TTGACTCAACTCAACGAAGTGCCAAAGAACCTACAAGAAACTCACCTCAATCGTGCTCGTGCTAGTCTTAGACAAGCACTCTCTTGGTATGGCAATCTCCGTAAACCCGGACAAGCATCATCAAATCCACAGTTAGCGGGTTTAGTTAAACCGGAATTAGAAGTCTTAAATGCTACACTTAATAAACTAGACTATAATGTGATTCGGATTGCTGCCTTTGGTTTGGTTAGTCGTGGCAAGTCAGCAGTTTTGAATGCTTTAATAGGGCAAAAGCTTCTGCAAACAGGCCCCCTTCATGGCGTAACTCAGTATCCTCGTTCTATAAGTTGGAATCCTGCTGGCAAAGTACAAGTAGAACTAATTGATACACCTGGATTAGATGAAATTGCGGGAGAAGCGCGATCGCAAATGGCAAAAGAAGTCGCACGTCAGGCAGATTTAATTTTATTTGTCGTTGCTGGCGATATCACTCGCACTGAATATCAAGCTTTATGTGAATTGCGCTATAGCCAAAAGCCTCTAATTCTGGTGTTTAACAAAATAGACTTGTACCCAGATACAGATCGAGCAAAAATTTACCAAAATCTCCAACAACTTGGTGCGGGTAATCTGCAAGCAAAACCTCTACAACCTGATGAAATTGTTATGGTAGCGGCGGAGCCAGCACCCCTTGAAGTGCGGGTTGAGTATCCTGATGGCAAGGTGGCTTATGAATGGGAAGCACCATCGCCACAAATAGACGAACTCAAACAGACAATCCTGAAAATTCTCAACCGCGAAGGGCGATCGCTTTTAGCTTTAAACGCACTCGTACAAGCAAAAGAAGCCCAAGAGGCGATCGCGTCGAAAACTGTCGATATTCGTAATCGAGAAGCAGAAGACTTGATCTGGCAATTTACAAAGTACAAAGCTCTAGCTGTAGGATTAAATCCCATCGCTTTTTTAGATGTATTGGGCGGAACTGTAGCCGACTTGGCATTAATCCGCTCTCTTGCTCGGTTGTATGGCTTGCCCATGACTGGCTATGAAGCGAGTAAGCTTTTGAGAACAATCTTATTAAGTTCTGGTGGTTTGCTGCTCACAGAACTAGGCAGCAGTTTTATTCTAGGTTTAGGTAAAACTACAGCTGCTGTCGCCTCCGGTGATAATCCTAGCAATATTACCGCTTTTGCTGGCAGCGCGATCGCACAAGCTGGGATTGCCAGCTATGGAGCATACAGCGTCGGCAAGGCTGCCCAAGTCTATCTCGAAAAAGGTTGTAGCTGGGGGCAGTTGGGCGCTAGTACGGTAATTGCAGAAATTCTTGCCGAAGTGGAACCCAACACTATTTTGTACCGTCTGCGACAGGAATTGGGACAAAATTTGGGAATAATAGATGACTAA
- a CDS encoding metal ABC transporter permease, with the protein MLEALIEPLQYGFMQRSLVIAILVGLLCAVVGSYLMVQRLALLGDAISHSVLPGLAIAFLLGANIFIGAFIAGVVSTMCIALIRTRSPIKEDAAMGIVFSAFFALGITLITTIQKENKIDLNHFLFGNILGVTVQDVRDTAIIAAIVLIVVFFLYKELLFYTFDPLGAQAAGLPVNRLNLGLMLLIALTIVASMKAVGVILVLSLLITPGATAYLLVKRLHQVMILGAIIGVISSISGMYISYFYNLPSGPAIVLVVSGLFVLALLFSPQHGVLRIKQLQGMKE; encoded by the coding sequence ATGTTAGAAGCGTTAATTGAGCCTTTACAATACGGCTTTATGCAGCGATCGCTCGTTATTGCCATTTTAGTGGGTTTGTTGTGTGCGGTTGTTGGTAGCTACTTGATGGTACAGCGACTAGCTTTGTTGGGTGATGCAATCAGTCACTCGGTTTTGCCGGGACTTGCGATCGCTTTTCTGTTAGGGGCTAATATCTTTATTGGGGCGTTTATCGCGGGCGTGGTGAGTACCATGTGCATTGCCTTAATCAGAACGCGATCGCCCATCAAAGAAGACGCTGCGATGGGGATAGTTTTTTCTGCATTCTTTGCCCTTGGCATCACATTAATTACCACAATTCAAAAAGAAAATAAAATCGACCTCAATCACTTCTTATTTGGTAACATTCTTGGCGTCACTGTACAAGATGTGCGCGACACTGCCATCATTGCTGCCATAGTCTTAATAGTAGTTTTTTTCTTATATAAAGAATTGTTATTTTATACATTTGATCCTTTAGGGGCGCAAGCAGCAGGTTTACCAGTAAATCGGCTCAACTTAGGACTTATGTTGTTGATTGCATTAACAATTGTCGCTAGTATGAAAGCCGTTGGTGTCATTTTAGTACTATCTCTGTTAATTACACCAGGGGCAACTGCTTATTTGTTAGTTAAACGCCTGCATCAAGTGATGATTTTGGGAGCAATAATAGGAGTAATTTCTAGTATTAGCGGTATGTATATCAGCTATTTTTATAATTTACCCTCTGGGCCAGCAATTGTGTTAGTAGTATCAGGGCTATTTGTATTGGCATTACTCTTTAGTCCTCAACATGGTGTTTTAAGAATTAAGCAGCTACAGGGAATGAAGGAGTAA
- a CDS encoding ATP-binding protein, with amino-acid sequence MKCFTSRSFIKIPLRALLIVPFVAQISISVGLVGYLSFKNGQKAVNNLAEQVIDKSSDLVNQHLNIYLAMPHQINQLNADAIETGILDLRDFERAGKFFWKQTQLYKNLAYNGYTLVTGQGAGSANYPGSKSTTIELYPLVAVKGVSKVSSYVTDAQGNKAKLVNTYDYNSFEQPWYTETVKAGKPIWSGISTWDGEVDYIAASASYPIYEKSGKLIAVFGVDVLLSSISDFLRQIHVSQNGSVFIIERNGLLVANSSSQKPYVIVNGKTKRLAATDSPDRLIQVTSKYLLQKLGDFDKIQNQQQLTFDFKGDRQFVKVTPWRDRFGLDWLVVVSVPESDFMGQIYANTRTTFFLCLLTLGVASIAGIYTSRWITQPILRLIQTSQAIATGNLDRSVEVKGIEELEILGKSFNHMARQLQESFTALETANQKLEEANADLEERVETRTSELLATIAQLHHTQAQMVQGEKMSALGQMVAGVAHEINNPVNFIHGNLTHIDGYTQDLLRLLQLYQKYLPEPPAEIAEELVETDFDFLEQDLTKVLQSMRIGTNRIREIVLSLRNFSRLDEAEVKEVDIHEGIDNTLVILNNRLKAKPDSPEIQVTKEYGKLPLVRCYAGQMNQVFMNILSNAIDALEECDRQRTLEEIQAQPSVIQISTVAKGNTVTISIKDNGSGMSEAVRSKLFNPFFTTKPVGKGTGLGLAISYQIVTEKHNGKLSSYSQLGQGTEFVIEIPIV; translated from the coding sequence ATGAAATGCTTTACTTCCAGAAGCTTTATAAAAATACCTTTACGCGCCCTATTAATAGTTCCCTTCGTCGCTCAAATTTCTATCTCGGTTGGTTTAGTCGGATATTTATCATTCAAAAATGGACAGAAGGCAGTGAACAATCTAGCCGAGCAGGTGATAGATAAAAGCAGCGATTTGGTAAATCAGCATTTGAATATCTATTTGGCAATGCCGCATCAAATTAATCAATTAAACGCAGATGCTATAGAAACGGGAATTCTCGATTTACGTGACTTTGAGCGAGCAGGAAAATTCTTTTGGAAACAGACACAGCTCTATAAAAATTTAGCTTACAACGGCTATACTCTCGTGACAGGGCAAGGGGCAGGCTCTGCAAATTATCCGGGCAGCAAATCTACCACAATAGAACTGTATCCTCTTGTAGCTGTCAAAGGAGTTTCTAAAGTTTCTTCCTATGTGACGGATGCCCAAGGGAATAAGGCAAAGCTAGTTAATACATATGATTACAACAGTTTTGAACAACCTTGGTATACAGAAACAGTAAAAGCTGGTAAACCAATTTGGAGTGGTATAAGTACTTGGGATGGTGAGGTTGATTATATCGCCGCTTCCGCCAGTTATCCCATCTATGAAAAAAGTGGTAAGTTGATTGCTGTGTTTGGCGTTGATGTACTGCTTTCGAGTATCAGTGATTTTCTTCGCCAAATTCACGTTAGTCAAAATGGTAGTGTTTTTATTATTGAACGTAATGGGTTATTAGTTGCAAATTCTAGTTCCCAAAAACCCTATGTGATTGTTAACGGTAAAACTAAACGATTGGCTGCAACTGACAGCCCCGATCGCCTGATTCAAGTAACTAGCAAGTATTTACTGCAAAAGCTGGGTGATTTTGACAAGATTCAAAACCAACAGCAATTGACATTTGATTTCAAGGGCGATCGCCAATTTGTTAAAGTTACTCCTTGGCGCGATCGCTTCGGTTTGGATTGGCTTGTGGTTGTGAGTGTGCCGGAATCTGATTTCATGGGGCAAATCTACGCCAATACCCGCACTACATTTTTCTTATGCCTGCTAACTTTAGGAGTAGCATCTATTGCAGGTATTTACACATCTCGTTGGATTACCCAACCAATTTTACGTCTAATTCAGACAAGTCAGGCGATCGCCACGGGAAACTTAGATCGTTCGGTAGAAGTAAAAGGAATTGAGGAGTTGGAGATACTGGGAAAATCCTTCAACCACATGGCTAGGCAACTGCAAGAATCTTTTACAGCGCTCGAAACAGCGAACCAAAAATTGGAAGAGGCTAACGCGGATCTTGAGGAGCGGGTAGAAACACGTACGAGTGAACTTTTAGCAACAATAGCTCAGTTGCACCATACCCAAGCGCAGATGGTGCAGGGTGAAAAAATGTCAGCTCTTGGTCAGATGGTAGCAGGCGTTGCCCACGAAATTAACAATCCAGTTAACTTTATTCATGGCAATCTCACTCATATTGATGGGTATACTCAGGATTTATTACGCTTGTTGCAACTCTACCAAAAGTACTTGCCTGAACCTCCAGCAGAAATAGCCGAAGAACTTGTCGAAACTGACTTTGACTTTTTGGAACAGGATTTAACTAAGGTACTCCAGTCGATGCGCATCGGAACGAACCGCATTCGTGAAATTGTACTGTCATTGCGAAACTTCTCACGCTTAGATGAAGCAGAGGTGAAAGAAGTTGATATTCATGAGGGCATAGATAATACGCTCGTAATTTTAAATAACCGCTTAAAAGCAAAACCAGATAGTCCCGAAATCCAGGTAACTAAAGAGTACGGAAAGTTACCCTTAGTAAGGTGCTACGCTGGTCAAATGAATCAAGTATTTATGAATATTCTCAGCAATGCCATTGATGCATTGGAGGAGTGCGATCGCCAGCGAACATTAGAGGAGATTCAAGCCCAGCCCAGTGTAATTCAAATTTCGACGGTGGCTAAAGGTAACACTGTTACTATTAGTATTAAAGATAACGGTTCTGGCATGAGTGAAGCAGTACGCTCCAAGTTATTTAATCCATTTTTCACTACAAAGCCTGTTGGTAAAGGTACTGGTTTAGGTTTAGCTATTAGCTATCAAATTGTCACTGAAAAGCATAATGGAAAACTTTCCAGTTATTCGCAACTAGGACAAGGAACTGAGTTTGTAATTGAAATTCCCATTGTGTAA